Proteins encoded by one window of Thermobaculum terrenum ATCC BAA-798:
- a CDS encoding phosphatidate cytidylyltransferase — MPSGFLIRSISSILVVIVAAAVVYSPRPILILLLIALAFIGALELYRMVSPLYPGMSLGLLLLLTISLVISGALANMTGKLSWVLFACCASVLSPAAFSVLRLSPKEGMIPWLFTTGSSLYVGLPMAHIELIRGLESGREWLILAIISTWVTDTSAYIAGSMFGRRKLAPKISPGKTVEGAVASTVFTILLVTILVPLFRLPISLTWGPIVGLALAFACQMGDLAESFVKRAVGVKDSGNIIPGHGGLLDRIDGLLWVVLITYYIANLALT, encoded by the coding sequence TTGCCTTCGGGGTTTCTAATCAGGTCTATTAGCAGCATCCTAGTTGTAATTGTTGCAGCAGCGGTTGTCTATAGCCCCAGACCCATATTGATTCTATTACTAATAGCGCTTGCCTTTATTGGGGCGCTTGAGCTGTACAGGATGGTCTCCCCTCTTTATCCAGGCATGTCTCTTGGGTTGTTGCTTCTACTTACGATCTCTCTTGTGATAAGCGGCGCTTTGGCTAACATGACTGGTAAGTTGTCTTGGGTGTTATTTGCATGCTGTGCCAGCGTGTTATCACCTGCGGCGTTTTCTGTGCTACGTCTCAGCCCCAAGGAGGGTATGATTCCTTGGTTATTTACGACAGGCTCCAGCCTGTACGTAGGTTTACCCATGGCTCATATAGAGCTTATTAGGGGGTTGGAGTCAGGGCGTGAATGGCTTATCTTGGCCATAATCTCTACATGGGTTACAGATACTAGTGCTTATATAGCTGGTAGTATGTTTGGAAGAAGGAAGCTAGCGCCCAAAATCAGCCCAGGGAAGACTGTCGAAGGGGCCGTAGCTTCAACAGTTTTCACTATCCTGTTAGTTACAATTCTTGTACCCTTGTTTCGACTGCCTATAAGCCTTACCTGGGGCCCTATAGTAGGGCTAGCGCTTGCCTTTGCCTGTCAGATGGGCGATCTCGCAGAATCGTTCGTAAAGAGAGCTGTTGGGGTGAAAGATTCTGGCAACATAATCCCTGGGCACGGCGGTTTGCTAGATCGTATAGATGGTCTTTTATGGGTCGTATTGATAACTTACTATATAGCCAACTTGGCGCTTACGTGA
- a CDS encoding isoprenyl transferase — translation MSNGIPNHIGIIMDGNGRWAVSHGLPRYEGHRAGVRNIRNVVEACVELGIKYLTVYAFSTENWSRPPEEVSMLLSILENVLKTETPELHKNGVQIRHLGSLDELPEHLQHEIRKALELTKYNDRLVLSVAYNYGGRAEIVHAVKRIILEGVPPDKIDEHLFSQYLYTAGLPDPDLIIRTAGEMRLSNFLIWQAAYAEYWSTPVFWPDFTKEHLKQAVEDYGRRQRKFGGLLEED, via the coding sequence TTGAGTAACGGTATACCCAATCACATTGGTATCATTATGGACGGTAATGGTCGGTGGGCCGTTAGTCACGGTTTGCCGAGGTACGAGGGCCATCGGGCAGGTGTGCGTAACATACGCAATGTGGTAGAGGCATGTGTAGAATTGGGCATCAAGTACCTTACTGTCTATGCGTTCTCCACTGAGAACTGGTCTCGCCCGCCAGAGGAAGTATCAATGCTTCTCTCCATACTGGAGAATGTCCTCAAAACCGAGACGCCTGAGCTTCACAAGAACGGTGTTCAGATACGTCACCTTGGTAGCCTGGATGAACTTCCCGAGCATCTGCAGCACGAGATAAGGAAAGCTCTCGAGCTTACAAAATACAATGACAGACTAGTTCTAAGTGTTGCATATAATTATGGAGGTAGAGCTGAAATTGTTCATGCTGTCAAGAGGATTATATTAGAGGGTGTTCCACCAGACAAGATAGACGAGCACCTATTTAGTCAATATCTTTACACTGCAGGACTACCCGACCCTGATCTTATCATTCGAACGGCAGGAGAGATGAGGCTTTCCAATTTTCTCATTTGGCAAGCAGCCTATGCAGAGTATTGGTCCACACCAGTATTCTGGCCAGACTTCACCAAGGAACATCTGAAGCAGGCGGTTGAAGACTACGGTCGTCGGCAGCGCAAATTTGGGGGACTTCTTGAAGAGGATTAA
- the frr gene encoding ribosome recycling factor, whose protein sequence is MIDDLLADAEKRMRHSIDVLKKDLANIRSGRATPGLVEHIEVEYYGVPTPLIQLASISVPEPRMIAITPWDPNSIGPIEKAIQKSELGLNPSNDGKIIRILVPPLTEERRRSLVKMVRQRVEEDRVAIRNIRRDVMNDIKQMQHEKMISEDEARRAQEKLQQLTDKYIKEADSLGEQKEQEILTV, encoded by the coding sequence ATGATAGACGACTTGTTGGCAGATGCCGAAAAGCGTATGCGTCATAGCATCGATGTTCTCAAGAAAGATCTAGCTAACATAAGATCAGGTAGAGCAACTCCAGGGCTTGTAGAGCATATAGAGGTCGAGTACTACGGGGTACCAACACCTCTGATTCAACTTGCCAGCATATCTGTGCCTGAGCCAAGAATGATAGCTATTACTCCTTGGGATCCTAATTCTATAGGACCTATTGAAAAAGCTATACAGAAATCCGAGCTTGGGCTTAATCCCTCGAACGATGGCAAGATTATACGCATACTTGTTCCGCCTCTAACAGAGGAACGAAGGCGAAGTTTGGTCAAAATGGTCCGCCAGCGGGTTGAAGAGGATAGGGTAGCTATCAGAAACATTCGTCGTGATGTTATGAACGATATCAAACAGATGCAGCATGAGAAGATGATCAGTGAGGACGAGGCTCGTAGAGCTCAGGAGAAGCTGCAGCAGCTGACCGATAAATATATTAAGGAAGCCGATAGCCTTGGTGAGCAAAAGGAGCAGGAGATACTGACAGTTTGA
- the pyrH gene encoding UMP kinase, with product MAKYNRVLLKLSGEALMGKMGYGIDPEVVRDIAGQIKRVASQGVQVAVVLGGGNIWRGLSAASHGMDRAVADYMGMLATVLNSLALQDALEKMDCETRVMTAIEMPQVAEPYIRRRAIRHMEKGRVVILAAGTGNPYFSTDTAAALRALELHAEVILFAKNNVDGVYSSDPNVYPDAVKYDEITFKEAIQLGLKVIDGPALALCQENSLPVLVFGIQEPDSIVRVISGDKLGTVVS from the coding sequence GTGGCCAAATACAATCGCGTTCTTCTCAAGTTAAGCGGTGAGGCCTTGATGGGCAAGATGGGGTATGGGATAGATCCTGAAGTAGTGAGAGATATAGCAGGGCAGATAAAGCGCGTGGCATCTCAGGGAGTACAAGTTGCTGTTGTGCTGGGCGGAGGCAATATATGGCGAGGACTAAGCGCAGCATCACACGGTATGGATAGGGCAGTAGCTGACTACATGGGTATGCTTGCTACAGTTCTTAATTCCCTGGCTTTACAAGATGCCCTTGAAAAGATGGATTGTGAAACCAGGGTTATGACTGCCATAGAGATGCCACAAGTTGCTGAGCCATATATTAGAAGGCGTGCGATAAGACACATGGAGAAAGGTCGAGTAGTGATACTCGCAGCTGGCACAGGCAATCCGTACTTCAGTACGGATACTGCTGCTGCACTCCGTGCGCTTGAGCTGCATGCGGAAGTTATTCTGTTTGCTAAAAATAATGTTGATGGTGTTTATTCCTCTGATCCTAATGTCTATCCTGATGCTGTAAAGTATGATGAAATTACCTTTAAGGAGGCCATCCAACTTGGCCTTAAGGTTATAGATGGCCCAGCGCTTGCTCTCTGTCAGGAAAACTCTCTACCTGTGTTGGTATTTGGGATCCAAGAACCAGACAGTATAGTAAGAGTCATATCGGGCGATAAGCTTGGAACTGTAGTAAGCTAA
- the tsf gene encoding translation elongation factor Ts, which produces MTISKEAIIELRERTGAGIMDARRALEEAGGDIERAAEILREKGLSVVAKKAGREAKQGLIESYVHAGRLGALIELNCETDFVARTDDFKNLAREIAMQAAANGAGSVEELLSQAYNRDSSKTIQDLINDTIARVGENIVLRRVCRFALGEE; this is translated from the coding sequence GTGACTATATCTAAGGAAGCGATTATAGAACTAAGAGAAAGAACAGGTGCTGGCATAATGGATGCCCGTAGAGCTCTCGAAGAGGCTGGTGGTGATATCGAGCGAGCAGCTGAGATCCTGCGCGAGAAGGGGCTATCAGTAGTAGCAAAGAAGGCCGGCAGAGAGGCCAAGCAGGGACTTATAGAGTCCTATGTACATGCTGGTAGGCTTGGAGCTCTCATAGAGCTCAATTGTGAGACCGACTTCGTGGCGCGCACTGACGATTTCAAGAATCTCGCCAGAGAAATAGCAATGCAGGCTGCAGCTAATGGGGCGGGCTCTGTAGAGGAACTCCTTTCTCAAGCCTACAACCGTGATTCTAGCAAGACTATTCAGGATCTGATTAACGATACTATTGCTCGGGTTGGTGAAAACATAGTTCTTCGTAGAGTTTGCAGGTTTGCACTCGGTGAAGAATAG
- the rpsB gene encoding 30S ribosomal protein S2 has translation MKALLEAGVHFGHQAKRWNPKMKPYIFTERNGIHIIDLAQTVRALNEAYDFVADTVANGGTVLFVGTKKQAQDAIAEEATRAGQFYVNQRWMGGMLTNFVTIKSRLRTMEELERRKLEGDFDRLPKKEALKLERELERLNKMLGGLRGMDSLPSIVYVVDPRKEYIAVSEANRLGIPVVAMVDTNCDPDVIDWVIPANDDAIRAVRLITSKIADAALEGRMRRESLAAEEGEEVFVEGPEVIEELQTVFEPEESAPTAAQGSSEANAESSDEESESESDLATV, from the coding sequence ATGAAAGCTTTGTTAGAAGCAGGCGTTCACTTTGGGCATCAGGCAAAGCGATGGAACCCAAAGATGAAGCCTTATATATTCACCGAGCGCAATGGTATCCACATAATCGATCTGGCTCAGACTGTACGTGCGCTCAACGAAGCTTACGACTTTGTTGCCGATACTGTAGCTAATGGTGGCACAGTCCTTTTCGTTGGTACTAAGAAGCAGGCCCAGGATGCCATAGCAGAAGAAGCAACCCGTGCTGGACAGTTCTACGTTAACCAGCGCTGGATGGGCGGTATGCTCACCAACTTTGTTACTATCAAGTCCAGGCTCCGTACTATGGAAGAGCTAGAGCGCAGAAAGCTTGAGGGCGACTTTGACCGCCTACCTAAAAAAGAAGCCCTGAAGCTCGAGAGGGAGCTTGAGAGGCTCAATAAGATGCTGGGCGGTCTAAGAGGCATGGATAGTTTGCCTTCGATTGTTTACGTGGTTGATCCCAGAAAGGAGTACATAGCAGTATCGGAAGCCAATAGATTGGGCATTCCAGTAGTAGCTATGGTGGATACTAACTGCGACCCGGATGTAATAGACTGGGTAATACCAGCGAATGATGATGCCATTAGAGCGGTTAGGTTGATAACCAGCAAAATAGCCGATGCTGCTCTTGAAGGTAGAATGCGTAGAGAGAGCCTAGCTGCTGAAGAGGGTGAAGAGGTCTTTGTCGAAGGGCCAGAGGTGATAGAAGAGCTGCAGACGGTCTTTGAGCCTGAGGAATCTGCACCTACCGCAGCACAGGGTAGTAGCGAGGCAAATGCTGAGAGCTCGGATGAGGAATCCGAGAGCGAGTCAGATCTAGCTACCGTGTAG
- a CDS encoding sugar phosphate isomerase/epimerase family protein → MSLNVSVGTAPINWNNVDVPGYRPPTPYEQMLDEMAQAGYEGTEIGRDFPTDPNKLLDDLARRGLRPASQYCPTNLRVRGNHAADIELVTRTAKFLNSIGVDVVVVADSGSPERWAMAGHVPDDAEMGEDEWLSMAEGLHKIADACAQLGVRVAFHNHAGTYVETERELDELMSLTDPYKIGLCLDVGHLLYGGGDVLDVCKKYGDRIIYVHLKDVDMGVLDKCKQENLGFREALYMGIFTEFGKGGLDFRGFFNALDEHNYSGWIIVEQDTTKLSPLESARHNRQFLRENFGI, encoded by the coding sequence ATGTCTCTTAATGTCAGTGTAGGCACGGCTCCTATAAATTGGAACAACGTTGACGTACCAGGCTACAGGCCTCCCACGCCTTATGAACAGATGCTTGATGAGATGGCACAAGCTGGTTACGAAGGTACAGAGATAGGTCGGGACTTCCCCACAGATCCCAATAAACTGTTAGATGACTTAGCTAGAAGGGGGCTTAGGCCGGCTTCTCAATATTGTCCTACTAACCTCAGAGTCAGGGGCAATCACGCAGCTGACATTGAACTGGTTACTCGCACAGCTAAGTTTCTTAACTCCATTGGAGTTGATGTGGTAGTTGTGGCAGATTCGGGTTCTCCTGAACGTTGGGCCATGGCAGGACACGTACCAGACGATGCTGAGATGGGTGAAGATGAATGGCTATCGATGGCTGAGGGACTACATAAGATTGCAGATGCCTGTGCCCAATTAGGAGTTAGAGTTGCTTTTCATAACCATGCAGGCACGTACGTAGAGACAGAAAGGGAGTTAGACGAGCTAATGAGTTTGACCGATCCTTATAAGATCGGTCTGTGCCTGGATGTGGGGCACCTCCTATATGGTGGTGGTGATGTCCTAGATGTATGTAAGAAGTATGGTGATCGCATCATATACGTGCATCTAAAAGATGTAGATATGGGTGTGCTTGATAAGTGTAAACAAGAAAACTTGGGATTTAGAGAAGCCCTCTATATGGGTATTTTTACTGAATTTGGGAAAGGCGGTCTGGACTTCAGAGGCTTTTTCAACGCCTTGGATGAGCACAATTATTCTGGATGGATCATTGTCGAACAGGATACAACTAAGCTATCGCCGCTTGAGTCCGCAAGACACAATCGTCAGTTTCTTAGGGAAAACTTTGGCATATAG
- the iolG gene encoding inositol 2-dehydrogenase yields MNLRERSNASTTSPPIGVGIIGLGRIGALHADHLMNAIRGARLVRAAVDPAHKKKLEAEGYPIPLTDDPGALINDPEVEAVVIASPSTFHYEHIVLVTEARKPLFCEKPLADNVPDAMKAADKIRTSGIPFQIGFQRRFDPGYRRARQLIEQGCIGVPELFKGVTCDRIPSVDYLKTSGGLFWDLGVHDFDAARFLTGLEIESVYAHGAVLVDKQLEEIDDVDYGLVILRFSSGAMGVVHNAWRAPWGYEIRAEVYGSKGKVVTELDEKFPTRLYDQRGIVIDRHTLFTERFRDAYRDEIQAFVDAILAGKIPSPGVDDAVKALLVADAATRSRKSRDWVQIPL; encoded by the coding sequence ATGAATCTGCGAGAGAGAAGCAACGCTTCTACTACTAGCCCTCCAATAGGTGTAGGCATCATCGGCCTGGGCAGGATAGGAGCCTTGCATGCTGATCACCTTATGAACGCTATCCGGGGGGCAAGGTTGGTTAGAGCTGCAGTTGATCCTGCTCATAAGAAGAAGCTTGAGGCTGAGGGTTATCCCATACCTCTTACTGATGACCCTGGTGCTCTGATAAATGATCCTGAAGTGGAGGCGGTAGTTATAGCTTCGCCCTCCACCTTTCATTATGAGCACATAGTCCTAGTCACTGAGGCCCGCAAGCCACTATTTTGTGAGAAACCATTGGCTGATAATGTCCCAGATGCTATGAAGGCAGCTGACAAGATAAGAACATCTGGTATCCCCTTTCAGATTGGTTTTCAACGAAGGTTTGACCCTGGATACAGGAGAGCTCGTCAGCTGATAGAGCAAGGATGTATAGGAGTACCGGAGCTATTTAAGGGCGTAACTTGTGATCGCATTCCGTCAGTGGACTATCTGAAGACCAGCGGAGGCTTATTCTGGGATCTGGGTGTGCATGATTTCGATGCGGCACGTTTCTTGACTGGGTTGGAAATAGAGTCTGTGTATGCTCATGGGGCTGTACTTGTGGATAAGCAACTAGAAGAAATCGATGATGTAGACTACGGACTTGTCATTCTAAGGTTTTCTAGCGGAGCTATGGGGGTTGTACATAATGCTTGGAGGGCTCCATGGGGTTATGAAATTCGCGCTGAAGTTTATGGTTCGAAAGGCAAGGTAGTAACCGAGCTAGATGAGAAGTTTCCTACCCGGTTATACGATCAAAGAGGGATAGTAATAGACAGGCATACACTGTTTACAGAAAGATTCCGCGACGCATATAGAGACGAGATACAAGCTTTTGTTGATGCAATACTAGCTGGAAAGATCCCTTCTCCAGGGGTAGATGATGCTGTTAAAGCTCTTTTGGTAGCTGACGCAGCAACCAGAAGCAGAAAAAGCCGCGATTGGGTTCAAATTCCTTTATGA
- the iolD gene encoding 3D-(3,5/4)-trihydroxycyclohexane-1,2-dione acylhydrolase (decyclizing) yields MTTFKLTTAQAIVRFLSAQYTERDGIEHKMFRGIFGIFGHGNVTGLGQALEEMGQELPYYRPQNEQAMVHTSAAYAKMKNRLEMFACTSSVGPGATNMVTGAATATVNRLPVLLLPGDTFASRLPHPVLQQLEHPLMRETTVNDAFRPVSRFWDRITRPEQILDSLPEAMRILTDQAETGAVTICLPEDVQTEAYDYPENFFEKRVHRIVRTVPPESQIVAAAQMIRDSKRPLIVSGGGAVYSEASGVLDKFTSTFGIPLSETQAGKGILPWNHEWNVGPIGSNGGLAANRLARDADLVVCVGTRLQDFTTASKTAFQNPEVRFIGINVAPMDAHKLGALPLVGDARNTLEALYGALIGWEFSTSEDYRHEVANLKKIWDAAVDEERSRTVNGRLTEANVIKIVNEFSRPQDVVVCAAGGLPGDLLKLWRACDPKGYHLEYGYSCMGYEIAGGLGVKMADPSREVYVMVGDGSYLMLHTEIVTSLQEGYKLTIVVVDNSGFQCIRGLQMSSGSPSFGNELRYRDKNTNRLEGPYMQIDFAKNAESLGAVGIFADNAADLRSALERASKADRTVVIHVPVDPDAKVSSFESWWDVPVAEVSSEESVIRARKEYESAREKQRFYY; encoded by the coding sequence ATGACAACCTTTAAACTTACTACAGCACAAGCGATAGTTAGGTTTCTAAGTGCTCAATACACTGAGAGAGATGGTATCGAGCACAAAATGTTTCGTGGGATATTTGGGATATTTGGGCATGGCAACGTGACGGGACTGGGGCAAGCATTGGAGGAAATGGGGCAAGAGCTACCTTACTATAGGCCGCAAAATGAGCAGGCAATGGTGCATACTTCTGCTGCCTATGCCAAGATGAAGAACAGGCTGGAGATGTTTGCCTGTACCTCTTCGGTTGGACCTGGTGCTACTAACATGGTGACTGGAGCTGCTACGGCTACAGTCAATAGGCTACCTGTTCTGCTGCTTCCCGGTGATACCTTTGCCTCAAGACTTCCTCACCCTGTTCTCCAGCAGCTTGAGCATCCTCTAATGAGGGAAACTACGGTCAACGATGCTTTCAGGCCGGTATCGAGATTTTGGGATAGGATCACGAGGCCAGAACAGATACTGGATAGTTTGCCTGAAGCTATGAGGATTCTCACGGATCAGGCAGAAACTGGGGCAGTTACTATTTGTCTTCCTGAAGATGTACAGACGGAAGCTTATGATTATCCGGAGAATTTCTTTGAGAAGCGCGTTCATAGAATTGTACGAACCGTGCCTCCGGAATCACAGATAGTTGCAGCTGCACAGATGATAAGGGACTCTAAGAGACCGTTGATAGTTTCGGGAGGAGGGGCTGTATATTCTGAGGCTTCTGGGGTCCTCGATAAATTCACAAGTACTTTTGGAATTCCTCTTAGTGAGACTCAAGCGGGCAAGGGTATATTGCCTTGGAATCATGAGTGGAATGTGGGCCCTATAGGGTCCAACGGAGGGTTAGCTGCTAATAGGCTTGCACGCGATGCTGACCTAGTAGTATGCGTAGGCACTAGGCTTCAGGACTTTACTACCGCTTCCAAAACTGCTTTTCAGAATCCAGAGGTGCGGTTCATAGGAATCAATGTTGCCCCTATGGACGCACATAAGCTAGGGGCTTTGCCGTTGGTAGGTGATGCCCGTAACACGCTTGAGGCTTTGTATGGGGCTTTGATTGGGTGGGAATTCAGTACTTCAGAAGATTACAGGCATGAGGTGGCTAACCTCAAGAAGATCTGGGACGCTGCCGTGGATGAAGAAAGATCTCGTACCGTAAATGGGAGGCTTACAGAAGCTAATGTTATCAAGATAGTCAACGAGTTCAGCAGACCTCAAGATGTAGTGGTATGTGCTGCTGGTGGACTACCAGGGGATTTGCTTAAGCTCTGGAGAGCTTGCGACCCAAAGGGCTATCATCTTGAGTACGGGTACTCCTGTATGGGTTATGAGATAGCTGGCGGCTTAGGAGTCAAGATGGCAGACCCATCAAGAGAAGTTTATGTAATGGTTGGGGATGGCAGCTACCTTATGCTTCATACGGAGATCGTGACCTCGCTGCAGGAAGGTTACAAACTGACAATAGTCGTGGTGGATAATTCTGGCTTTCAGTGTATACGGGGCCTACAGATGAGCTCAGGATCACCTTCGTTTGGTAACGAGCTAAGATACAGGGATAAAAACACTAACAGGCTTGAAGGCCCATATATGCAGATAGACTTCGCCAAAAATGCTGAAAGCCTCGGGGCAGTAGGTATATTTGCCGATAACGCGGCAGATCTAAGATCTGCTTTGGAGCGCGCCTCTAAGGCAGATAGGACAGTGGTTATACATGTGCCTGTAGATCCTGATGCTAAAGTGTCCTCCTTTGAAAGCTGGTGGGATGTTCCCGTGGCAGAGGTATCTTCAGAGGAATCAGTAATCAGAGCTAGAAAGGAGTATGAATCTGCGAGAGAGAAGCAACGCTTCTACTACTAG
- the iolB gene encoding 5-deoxy-glucuronate isomerase encodes MSVNAKGRLIKRTSTTPSADGTVLEVTQEEAGWQYVSFKVWRLHQGQSIEDGTRNEEVGLVVLSGKVTVETPSATWEDIGERSNVFDGKPYVVYLPPGMPFVISAVSDCEIARCGSKAEKGASPRLVTPEEISEEIRGEGNAQRLIRHLYEADRPAQHIFLVEAITPSGNWSSYPPHKHDKNDPPNETYLEETYYHRFRPEQGFGYQRVYTDDRDLDEVLLIQDGDLVMVPRGYHPVVTAPGYDLYYLNVMAGPIREWRFKDDPAHAWVASSWKPYGG; translated from the coding sequence ATGAGTGTCAATGCAAAGGGTAGGTTGATCAAGAGGACATCGACTACTCCTTCAGCTGATGGTACAGTACTCGAGGTTACCCAGGAAGAAGCAGGTTGGCAATATGTTAGCTTCAAGGTGTGGAGACTCCATCAGGGGCAATCTATAGAGGATGGTACACGTAATGAGGAAGTAGGTTTGGTTGTATTGAGTGGCAAAGTGACGGTGGAGACCCCATCAGCAACTTGGGAAGATATAGGTGAGCGCAGTAATGTCTTCGATGGTAAGCCTTATGTAGTATACCTTCCTCCTGGAATGCCGTTTGTTATATCGGCAGTAAGTGACTGTGAGATAGCACGTTGTGGCTCAAAAGCCGAGAAGGGTGCATCGCCAAGGTTAGTAACTCCTGAAGAGATATCCGAAGAGATCAGAGGTGAAGGCAATGCTCAACGACTCATCAGACATCTCTATGAGGCAGATCGTCCAGCTCAGCATATATTTCTGGTCGAGGCTATAACACCTAGCGGAAATTGGTCTAGCTATCCACCACATAAACATGATAAGAACGATCCTCCAAATGAGACCTATCTAGAGGAGACTTATTATCACCGCTTCAGGCCAGAGCAGGGGTTTGGCTATCAGAGAGTTTATACAGATGATAGAGATCTGGATGAAGTTCTACTCATACAGGATGGTGACTTGGTAATGGTTCCGAGAGGGTATCATCCTGTCGTGACTGCCCCAGGGTATGATCTCTATTATCTGAACGTTATGGCTGGACCAATTAGGGAGTGGAGATTCAAAGATGATCCAGCGCATGCCTGGGTAGCCTCTTCATGGAAGCCTTATGGGGGATGA
- the iolG gene encoding inositol 2-dehydrogenase has translation MPKLRVALLGAGRIGSFHARTIAYSVPNARLAFIADVAGSLAESLAKELEVERWSDDPLEAIERPDIDAVVIATPGNTHAALIQAAASAGKHIFCEKPIALELPEIDNALEVVERHGVKLQIGFQRRFDSGFLKARDMIRKGEIGKLYMLRSVTRDPQLPDENYMKTCGGLFRDTMVHDFDIIRFLSGLEVEEIYASGSALVDPMVERYQDVDNAVVVMKLQGGVIATIENSRQAVYGYDVRAEVLGSEGAIRIEHSHETPVTHYSRTGVCEDHVYWFIERFASAYRAEILSFIRSVIEDTEPAVTGIDGRKATVLGLAADRSLRTGKPVRVETL, from the coding sequence ATGCCTAAGCTAAGGGTGGCTTTACTAGGTGCTGGTAGGATAGGCAGTTTTCATGCCCGAACTATTGCCTACAGTGTGCCAAATGCACGGTTAGCTTTTATAGCCGATGTAGCTGGCTCACTAGCGGAATCTTTAGCTAAGGAACTCGAGGTTGAACGTTGGAGTGATGACCCATTAGAAGCCATCGAACGTCCTGACATTGATGCTGTAGTGATCGCTACACCCGGTAACACTCATGCAGCACTTATTCAGGCTGCGGCCTCTGCTGGAAAGCATATTTTTTGTGAGAAGCCCATAGCTCTGGAGTTACCAGAGATAGATAATGCTCTTGAAGTGGTTGAAAGGCATGGCGTCAAGCTACAGATAGGTTTCCAGAGGCGTTTCGACTCCGGGTTCCTGAAGGCTCGAGATATGATCCGGAAAGGCGAGATAGGTAAGCTATACATGTTAAGATCCGTGACAAGAGATCCTCAACTACCTGATGAGAATTACATGAAGACCTGTGGTGGTTTGTTCAGGGACACTATGGTACATGACTTCGATATCATTCGATTCTTATCTGGGTTAGAAGTTGAGGAGATCTACGCATCCGGATCGGCTCTCGTGGACCCAATGGTTGAGCGTTACCAAGATGTAGATAATGCAGTTGTGGTCATGAAGCTACAAGGGGGGGTAATCGCTACTATAGAAAACAGTCGGCAGGCAGTATACGGATACGATGTGCGTGCTGAAGTGCTTGGTTCGGAAGGTGCTATAAGGATAGAACATTCTCATGAAACCCCTGTAACTCATTATAGCCGTACGGGGGTATGTGAAGACCACGTTTACTGGTTCATAGAGAGGTTTGCCTCTGCCTATCGAGCAGAAATACTTTCTTTCATCCGGAGCGTGATTGAAGATACCGAACCCGCTGTGACTGGAATAGACGGTAGGAAGGCTACCGTATTAGGCCTAGCTGCTGATCGATCCCTAAGAACAGGTAAACCAGTGAGAGTAGAAACTTTATGA